The following are encoded in a window of uncultured Fusobacterium sp. genomic DNA:
- a CDS encoding cell wall-binding repeat-containing protein, with amino-acid sequence MNKKKLSVVMAGAMLASSVAPVLAATESTASAAELGMLVQKVRTQLTSKRFADETDADKTRNGIEAGKSVYYVKINGVTQTAIDNNTKAGDENALQNELQKAFSTLSAGATVEIWSKGFEEENEKAYANGLQKTYTADMLSKKYDVSGSVQEEIKDALTGENSATNKSLIDLDTTNIGKNLVYTPASGVNPAKITLTFEGNLGDSGAKTFVIKEGDSILDFTKYLDKTNTPNVLVTTNGSSTDHADIYGFAKKAEKDLSYTADYKEEKVETIKIEGGLNAYKTSDLYDGLMLTTVGHDVLSKIVEAEANTTNATDHSYTASNVKFEDASGKKISDAGYVLDKNTDGTYTFKVSVKDDKFTTGKFTTYRVTGDKEDTQTLLKWLYTQDPKVDLLAGDNRYETAVQIAKEQAKLATVPTTAANIVLVNGNSLVDGLSASPLAASLSNGSNNNAPILLTEADKLPKATKDYLKELLAGHTVGTLNTTIHLVGGTTVLSRSLEKELKSLGFTVVRHGGSNREETSMEVAEAIGSSKITDKVFVVGANGEADAMSIAPVASTKETGKVTPIIVSKNGGLSSDAIDSLTDKKVTVLGGEKAVSASDYAEIEEVTKDNGALRRIAGANRKETNAAIINEFYAGNFGNNAIGNSAKKVVIAKDDVLVDALTAANLAAQNNAPIVLATNSLSDGQINALELNAKTAKNLYQVGLGVNPSVVKTVAQRLGLVK; translated from the coding sequence ATGAACAAGAAAAAATTATCAGTAGTAATGGCAGGAGCGATGTTAGCGAGTAGTGTAGCGCCAGTGCTAGCAGCGACAGAAAGCACTGCATCTGCAGCAGAATTAGGAATGCTAGTACAGAAAGTTAGAACTCAGTTAACTTCAAAAAGATTTGCAGATGAAACAGATGCAGATAAAACTAGAAATGGTATAGAAGCAGGAAAATCAGTATACTATGTAAAAATAAATGGTGTAACTCAGACTGCTATAGATAATAATACTAAAGCTGGAGATGAAAATGCTTTACAGAATGAATTACAGAAAGCATTCAGTACTTTATCTGCTGGAGCAACTGTAGAAATATGGTCAAAAGGATTTGAAGAAGAAAACGAAAAAGCATATGCAAATGGACTTCAGAAAACTTATACAGCAGATATGTTATCTAAAAAATATGATGTTTCAGGAAGTGTTCAGGAAGAAATAAAAGATGCTTTAACAGGTGAAAATTCAGCTACTAACAAATCTTTAATAGATTTAGATACTACTAATATAGGAAAGAACTTAGTTTATACACCAGCATCAGGAGTTAATCCTGCTAAAATAACACTTACATTTGAAGGAAATCTTGGAGATTCAGGTGCTAAAACTTTTGTTATAAAAGAAGGAGATTCTATATTAGATTTCACTAAATATCTAGATAAAACAAATACTCCTAATGTATTAGTAACTACAAATGGATCTTCTACAGATCACGCTGATATATACGGTTTTGCTAAAAAAGCAGAAAAAGATCTTTCTTATACAGCTGATTACAAAGAAGAAAAAGTTGAAACAATAAAAATAGAAGGTGGATTAAATGCATATAAAACATCAGATTTATATGATGGATTAATGCTTACAACTGTTGGACATGATGTTCTTTCTAAAATAGTAGAAGCAGAAGCAAACACTACAAATGCAACTGACCACTCTTATACTGCATCAAATGTTAAATTTGAAGATGCTAGTGGTAAAAAAATATCAGATGCAGGTTATGTATTAGATAAAAATACTGATGGAACATATACTTTCAAAGTATCAGTTAAAGATGATAAATTTACAACAGGTAAATTTACAACTTACAGAGTAACAGGAGATAAAGAAGATACTCAGACTTTATTAAAATGGTTATACACTCAGGATCCAAAAGTAGATTTATTAGCTGGTGACAATAGATATGAAACAGCAGTACAGATAGCTAAGGAACAGGCTAAATTAGCAACTGTACCTACAACAGCTGCTAATATAGTATTAGTTAATGGTAATTCATTAGTAGATGGATTATCTGCATCACCTCTAGCTGCATCATTATCAAATGGAAGTAACAATAATGCTCCTATATTATTAACAGAAGCAGATAAATTACCAAAAGCAACAAAAGATTATTTAAAAGAATTATTAGCTGGACATACTGTAGGAACTTTAAATACTACAATACACTTAGTAGGTGGAACAACTGTATTATCAAGAAGTTTAGAAAAAGAATTAAAATCTCTAGGATTTACTGTTGTAAGACATGGTGGATCAAATAGAGAAGAAACATCAATGGAAGTAGCTGAAGCTATAGGTTCTTCTAAAATTACAGATAAAGTATTCGTAGTAGGTGCAAATGGAGAAGCAGATGCAATGTCAATAGCTCCAGTAGCTTCAACAAAAGAAACAGGAAAAGTAACTCCAATAATAGTATCTAAAAATGGTGGTTTATCATCAGATGCAATAGATTCATTAACTGATAAAAAAGTTACTGTACTTGGTGGAGAAAAAGCAGTATCAGCTTCTGACTATGCAGAAATAGAAGAAGTAACTAAAGACAATGGTGCTTTAAGAAGAATAGCTGGTGCAAATAGAAAAGAAACAAACGCAGCTATAATAAATGAATTCTATGCAGGTAATTTTGGAAACAATGCTATAGGAAATTCTGCTAAAAAAGTAGTGATAGCAAAAGATGATGTATTAGTAGATGCATTAACAGCAGCAAACTTAGCAGCTCAGAACAATGCACCAATAGTATTAGCTACAAATAGTTTATCAGATGGACAGATAAATGCATTAGAATTAAATGCAAAAACAGCTAAAAACTTATATCAGGTAGGTTTAGGTGTAAATCCATCAGTAGTTAAAACTGTAGCTCAGAGATTAGGATTAGTAAAATAA
- a CDS encoding Panacea domain-containing protein yields the protein MFGMYNVLDIAQYIIRRCNEQNQPISNLRLQKILYFVQAEFLVSKGEPCFNERIEAWAFGPVVPEVYHRYKGYGAASIPFVTTSPFIRLLCEEDQNLIDGVIDETSKYSVTTLVEITHNQTPWINAYRLGFNCPITNESIKAFFEED from the coding sequence ATGTTTGGGATGTATAATGTATTAGATATTGCACAATATATTATCAGAAGGTGTAATGAACAAAATCAGCCTATTAGTAATTTGAGATTACAAAAGATACTGTATTTTGTTCAGGCTGAGTTTTTAGTTTCAAAGGGAGAACCATGCTTTAATGAAAGAATAGAAGCCTGGGCTTTTGGTCCTGTTGTACCTGAAGTATATCATAGATATAAAGGATATGGTGCAGCAAGTATTCCTTTTGTTACAACATCACCTTTTATAAGATTATTATGCGAAGAAGATCAAAATTTAATTGATGGAGTAATTGATGAAACTTCTAAATATTCTGTTACAACATTAGTTGAGATAACTCACAATCAAACTCCATGGATAAATGCTTATAGGTTAGGCTTTAATTGCCCAATAACAAATGAAAGTATAAAAGCTTTTTTTGAGGAGGATTAA